DNA sequence from the Prochlorothrix hollandica PCC 9006 = CALU 1027 genome:
GCCCCCAAGGTTAACTCCCCATGGCGAGACCATGCCTGCACCGGACAGCCATTAAACCGGGCAAGGCCCGTCAACGCCGAACCCCAGGCTCCCGCACCTAAAACGGTCAAATTAATGAGGTGGGGCGGTTGGTAGAGGGGGGCAGGGGTGACTGAAACCGAGGTAGAGGAAGAGTGTACGTCAGTAACCAAAGCTGGGACGTGGGTAAAGGGTTGCAGGGGGCGATCGCCCTGGGATGCAGAATGGGCCACAGAAAAGGTCGGTAATATCACAAACCTACCATACTCGGTTTCGTGTCCGAGACCTGCCTAGGTGGGCTGGCGGCTGGGGCGCAACAGGAGATCATGGATTTGCCCATGGGGGGGCTGGGCCAAAATATAGACCACGGCGGCGGCAATATCCTGGGGCTGGAGGCAGGGGAAACGGCCATAGAGGGCGGCGGTTTCGGCTCGATCGCCATAGAGCTTTTCCGCGAATTCTGTTTCCACATCACCGGAACTAGCGGCACCAATGCCCCTGGTGGCTCCTGTCATCAAGGCCACGGGACGGGGGAAGTCATGGGCAAGGGGTATGGCAACGGCTGAACAGTTACGGTTTTGATCTCGATCGGCATCAAAACCATGATCCAGAATCTACCTTAGCCGCTGACCCCCGACCCGTGCCAAAACCGGGTTCTCGCTGAAAGCGGGACAAGATTAACGGGACAGTGGGGCACGGAGCGCCTCACTGTCCCAGCTTAACCTCACTGTCCCAGCTTAAGTTGATACCCCCAAAACCCATAGGCTGGGATAACAAAGTTAGGATGGCCATAACGACACTATCACCCGCACCATGACTAACCTAATGTCCCCCCCCGCCGTTCCCCGTGCCCCCAAAGCCACCACCAGCCTCCTGCAACGGCGATCGCCCCTGGCCCAGCCCCTGCAACAACGGGCCACCCTCGCCGCCCTAGACCTGAGCCAGACCCGCCACCAGGGGGACTTTGATCAAGCCCTGGCAGCCCAAGGTTGCCAGTCCCTGCGCCCCGATGCCCTGGAGATTCTGCAACTAAACATCGGCAAGCTGTGCAACATGGCCTGTCGCCATTGCCATGTGGATGCGGGACCCGATCGCACCCAGGAAAACATGGATCGGGACACCATCGATGCCTGCCTTGCCTTTTTGGATCAAACCACCGCCCACACCGTGGACATTACCGGCGGTGCCCCCGAACTCAATCCCCATTTCCGTTACCTGGTGGATCAATGTGTGGCGCGGGGGAAACAGGTCATCGATCGCTGCAACCTCACCGTACTGCTGTTGGCTCCCTTGGCAGACTTGCCCCAATGGTTGGCCGATCGCGGCGTAACCGTGGTCTGCTCCCTGCCCCACTATCGCCAGCGCAACACCGATCGCCAGCGGGGAGATGGCACCTTCGAGCAATCGATCGCCGCCCTGCGCCGCCTCAATGCCGTGGGCTATGGCCAAGGGGATCCCCAGCGGCAGTTAACCCTAGTCACCAATCCCGTGGGGGCACTGTTGGCCAGCAACCAGGCCAAAGCAGAACAGGAGTGGAAAGCAGGACTGCTGCAACACCAGGGGGTGAGCTTCGATCGCCTCATTGCCCTCAACAACATGCCCATTGCCCGGTTTTTGGAATGGCTAGAGGCTTCGGGCAACCTCCAGGCTTACATGGAACTGCTGGTCAACGCCTTCAACCCCGCCACCCTCAGCGGCCTGATGTGTCGCCAGACCCTCTCCATTGGCTGGGATGGCTTTGTCTATGACTGTGACTTTAACCAAATGCTCGATCTCCCCATTCGCCAGAACCCAAGGGCCGGGGAACCGGGCGATCGTCCCCGGCTCCAGATCCGCCACTGCACCCCCTCCGACCTAGCCCAGCGCCAGATCATTACCGGCTCCCACTGCTTCGGTTGCACCGCTGGGGCAGGCAGTTCCTGTGGCGGTGCCCTCTCCTAAGGGTTGCAATACAGCAACCCTAAATCAGTTGTAAGGATCTCGAAGGCTGAAACCCTTGGTATGGTGTGCCCCCGGAGGGGGCACACCATACGACTCATTTAGGACTGCTGTACAGTTGCAATACAGTTGCAATACAGGGAACAGCAGGAAGCAGCAGGGCTGAGAAATGGGCCTAAAGCTGGGGTAATTGCCCCCAGAGGTCAAGAGCCTGTTCCCCCCAACGGAAAATTACTGTACCCTGACTGAAGTAGGGCAGCACCTCGGCTCACCCCCAGGGATTGAGCCATAGCCTCGACGCGGTTTCCAGTTCTCTGGCCTTGGGGATTGACCCCAGGGAGATCCCTAGGATAGAAACGGTACTATCCTAGCCACCATTGCTCCTTATACTATTAAGTAGGGCCAGCCCCATACTATGCAGTAGGGGCAGACCCATAGGATCAGCGATCGGGGCTGTTAGCTCCAGGGATTATGGGTTGAGTGAGATCGTTGAGTGAGATCGTTGAGGCAGATCGGGGACAACAACCAGGTTAAGGTGCCCCCAAAGCACCAGACCCTCACCGTTCCACCCGTGGCTCCCTCAGGAACCCCCTCACTGGTTCCAGCCCCAGCATCAACCTGCTTCCTTCCCCACAGTATTCAGCAGCCTTGCCCAACCAGCCCCCCTCCGTTCCCCCGTGGAACCCAGGCTGGGGGAACCGGTCAGGCAAACGCATCAACAGCCAATTTGTCATAAACCCTTTGCCGTAGTCTCCACTGGCGGCGGTTTCTGTCACCTCGACGACCCAGTAGACTGGTGCGACGATTCAGGGGGAAGTGCGGCCTAGGCCCATTTCCGCCACCCTGATCAAACCGGTTTCTGGCCCGATCGGGGGGCTGTAGATTTCTGGTCAGCACACGTTTGAATTCGATAAGACTTACATGCAAATTGAGGCGTTTAGTGAGCTTTTTCCGCTGTTCAACGGGGTTAGCCAAGAAACCTTAGCTTGGTTGCTTGAGCGCGTTGATAACCACGAGTACCCTGCCAACCGAGCCGTGCTCATGGAAGATGCTTGGGGCAATGCGGTTTACTTCATTGTTTCCGGCTGGGTCAAGGTGCGCCGTTTATCAGGGGATAAAACCACCACCCTAGCGGTCTTGGGTCCCGGAGATTTCTTTGGTGAAATGGCCATCTTGGACGAGTCTCCCCGTTCCACCGACGTGGTAGCCTTAGCGCCGGTGAAACTCACCAGTGTGACGGCGCAGCGTTTCATCCAAACCCTCTTTAAGGATCCCCAACTGCACCACCGGTTGCTACAGACCATGGTTCGCCGACTGCGGCAAATGAATTCCCGCCTTCAGATCAGTAATGAACCGGCCCATGTCAAGTTGGCCTATACCCTGGTGGATATCAGTGACAACTACGGTTCAGCGGAAGAGGAAGAGAAGAAAATCTTTAACTTCCCCTACGAAGATTTGGCCAACGTCAGCAACATCAAACTGGATGATGTGACCAAGCTGATGGAGAAAATGAAAGAGAAGGGTTGGATTGAAACCGACGATGCCAACCAGGTGATGCATTTGGCCAACTGGAAACAAATTCGCCATTTAGCAGGCCGTGCCTAGGGGATCCTGAACCCATCTTTCCTTGTCCCTCTCCTTAGCCCTTACCCTATGACTGGTGCCATCTACTCCCCTGCTGCGATTTCCCCGGTTGTTGAGGGGTCGATCGCACCCACCCTCAGCCCCCACTACCACATTGCCTTGCCAGAACCCGCCTCCCATCTGTTTGAGGTGACCCTGGTGCTGCGGCAGTGGTCCGGGGCTGTGGTCAATCTCCATTGTCCCGTCTGGACTCCGGGATCCTATTTGGTGCGGGAATATGCGCGGCATCTCCAGGATTTCTCGGTTCAGGGGGACGATCGGCCCCTGCCCTGGCACAAAGTCAGCAAAAGCCACTGGCAGATCCAGGGCATTGGGGTCCAGCCAGGGGGGGCGGCGGATGGGGGGGAAACAGTGACCATTCGCTACCGGGTGTTTGCCAATGAACTGACCGTTCGCACCAACCACCTGGATCCCAGCCACGGCTATTTCAACCCCGCCGCCCTGCTGCTCTATGTGCCGGAGTGTCTCCACCAGCCCCACCGGGTGACGGTGACCCTGCCCCATGATCAATGGCAAGTGGCCACCCCCTTAGTGGCAGATCCTGAGGATCCCCACACCTTTATCGCAGCAGACTACGACACCTTGGTGGATAGTCCCTTTGAGTTGGGCACCCACCAGATCATTGACTTTGAAGCCTTGGGCCAGCCCCATCAATGGGTGATTTGGGGCAAAGGCAACCTCAACCCAGCCCAATTGGTGGCAGATACCCAGACCCTCATTGCCACGGAAGCGGCAATCTTTGGGGGCTTACCCTACCAAGATCCCTATCTGTTTTTGCTGCACCTCTCCGCCAGTGGCTATGGGGGGCTGGAGCACAAGAATTCCTGTACCTTGAACTACCCCCGCTTGGCCCTGGGCGATCGGGACGGATACCAGCGCTTTTTGCGGTTAGTGGCCCATGAGTTTTTCCACCTCTGGAACGTGAAGCGCATTCGTCCTAAGGGGCTGGAAACCTTTGATTATGCCCAGGAAAACTACACCCCCTCCCTCTGGTTTTGTGAAGGTACTACCAGTTATTACGATCGCCTCATTCCCTTCCGCGCTGGTCTAGCCTCGGCCCAGGACTTTTTGGACCTCATGGGCCAGGACATTACTCGCCTCTACAGCACCCCAGGCCGCTTGGTGCAGCCCCTCAGCGAAAGTAGCTTTGATGCCTGGATCAAGCTCTATCGCCGGGATGCCCACAGCAACAATAATCAAATTTCCTATTACCTCAAAGGGGAGATGGTGACCTTCCTGCTGGATCTCCAGATCCGGGCCAACTCCCAGAACCAACGCAGCTTTGATCAGGTGCTACAACAGATGTGGCGGCAGTTTGGCCAGCCGGAAGTGGGCTACACCGAGGCGGAACTTCAGGCCATTATTGCCGGGGTAGCGGGCTGTGACCTGACGGACTTTTTTGCCCTGGCCCTCCACAGCACCGAAGAGCTACCCTTTGCTGAGGCGCTAGAACCCTTTGGTCTCAGCCTGGAGATGACGTGGGCTAAGGTGCCGTTCCTGGGGCTGACTCTGAATTGCGATCGCGGTCAATGGCTGGTGCAGTTTGTCCAGCAGGGCAGTCCGGCCCAACGGGTGGGCCTGGAACCGGGGGATGAGGTGCTGGCCCTGGATGGGTTCCGCCTGGGGGCTAGTCTGGACGATCGCCTGCGGGACTATGCCCCTGGCGACACCTTGACCCTCACGGTCTTCCACCAGGACGAGTTGCAAACCCACCCCATCACCCTAGACCTCCCCCAACCCCAAACCTATCGTCTGGTCATCGCCGCCAACCCCAGCCCCTCCCAGGTCGCGTTGCGCCAAGGCTGGCTCGGCATTTAGCAGATAGTCTCTTGAAGCCCAGATCCCCGGTTTCTGGGGTGAGATTGTTAACGGCTCTGCGTTGTTCACGCTGAACGAATCGCACATCCCCGGTTTCTTCTATGCTGAAAGCCGAAATCTTTAAACCTTGGAACAGAAACCGGGGATCTCAGCCCCCAGGGACACGGGGATCTCAGCCTCCAGGGACAAACAGACACCGGGGATCTCGGCCCCCAACATGGCCTAGGAGGGTGAGTCTAAAATCTTGATGTCAATGACACTGGTATTGAAGTTATAGAGCTTGCCGTCCAACTCCACCGGGGTTCCGATCTTCAGCTTGCTGTTGCCCAACACCGGGCCACTGTCGGTAATTTGGGCTTCTCCCCCCACGGTCATAATAAAGTCCAGGGTATACCCCAGTTCAGGGCGCGGATCAGGGATGGACAAGGCACTGCCATCGGGTTGAGCCACGATGATCGATCGGGGGGTTTCTTCCACCTTTAGTAACTCCACCTGACCATAGGGTTGGTTGCGAATAATGATATTCACCTTCCCTTCCGTCTTCAGCATTTCCAAAAACCCCGCCGGATCCGCCACACTCAAGCCCCGGGTCCACAGTTGCACCTCCACGGGCTGGGTGACAGTGCCCACCTGGGCCACAGAACCCGTCGTGCCAGGGACCAAAAAGACCCCCACCATCACCAACACAATCACCAGCACTGCCCCAATGTCTAGGATGCTGATGCGTCCAAAGAGGCGACCCTGAGAATCAAGAATGGCCATGCAGTCCTCGCTAAGATCAACGTAAGGGGGTAGGAGAAAATCTTGGGCAAACTCCCCCGGTCACCACTGGGGAGACCATACCATTGCGCCTTGGACAGGGTTTGAGAACGGTCCAAGCAACGGGAGAAGAGGGCTAAACAGACGTGGTTAAGCCTTTGGAATTTTAGCAGTCGCTGCGATCGCCTGGGTAATGTTGGGGACAGGTTGGGGACAGGTTGGGGACAGCTAGGCAGCATCAACCGATCCCAGTGCCCCCTGGGGCGCGATCGACTCAGGACGCGATCGACGGGCATCGGGCGCTGTTGCTATGGGGTGCGGGTATTGGGGGCAGCAGACATGGGGGGGGATCAGGCACTTTTATATTACGAAATATTTAGGTTTAGTAAACTTTTTAGGGTCTAAACCCCCAGAATCTCCCCCTAAGTCCGATGATTCCAGGGTCAATCTTAAGATTGGCCTCAGTCTCTAGAGTACCTCGATTAATTGAGTTGGGCGGCTTCGCCACCCGCCACAACCCCCATTTTTACGGGGGACACTGGGGGGAAATTTGGATTTTTCGCGGTGCCCTCTACGTCTAGAAACCCATGGCCCTGGGGATCACTATCCCCCCCTGGGGAAGGTTGGTACTGGGCAACAGATCCATTAGATTAAGAAAAGAACGTTAAATATTTATGCATTTCTACAGCAACCCTAAATCAGTTGTAGGCATCTCGATGGCTGAAACCCTTGGTGTGGTCTGCCTCCGGAGGGGGCACACCACACGACCCATTTAGGACTACTGTACAGACCTAACGGTTGCCTGAAGTTGCGGGTCTCCCTGGAGAACTGTGGATTTCAGGAGAGCCTGGGGGGGGACTTGGTAAACCATTGCGTTGACTGATCCAGAAACCGGGCCGCGCCAGGTTCCGCTGGGGTCACCGGCTACGATTTAGACAAGTCTGTTGGTTTGGCACGACTGGTTTAGCACGACCGGGCGAGAGGTTACTTTGCTCCGCGCTGTGCTTGATGCTTTGGCAGTGCCTGATGTTGATCAGTTTGTTTTAGCACCCTAAGGGGACTTGAAGATATGAATTTGAGTGAACTCACCCACC
Encoded proteins:
- a CDS encoding M61 family metallopeptidase; the encoded protein is MTGAIYSPAAISPVVEGSIAPTLSPHYHIALPEPASHLFEVTLVLRQWSGAVVNLHCPVWTPGSYLVREYARHLQDFSVQGDDRPLPWHKVSKSHWQIQGIGVQPGGAADGGETVTIRYRVFANELTVRTNHLDPSHGYFNPAALLLYVPECLHQPHRVTVTLPHDQWQVATPLVADPEDPHTFIAADYDTLVDSPFELGTHQIIDFEALGQPHQWVIWGKGNLNPAQLVADTQTLIATEAAIFGGLPYQDPYLFLLHLSASGYGGLEHKNSCTLNYPRLALGDRDGYQRFLRLVAHEFFHLWNVKRIRPKGLETFDYAQENYTPSLWFCEGTTSYYDRLIPFRAGLASAQDFLDLMGQDITRLYSTPGRLVQPLSESSFDAWIKLYRRDAHSNNNQISYYLKGEMVTFLLDLQIRANSQNQRSFDQVLQQMWRQFGQPEVGYTEAELQAIIAGVAGCDLTDFFALALHSTEELPFAEALEPFGLSLEMTWAKVPFLGLTLNCDRGQWLVQFVQQGSPAQRVGLEPGDEVLALDGFRLGASLDDRLRDYAPGDTLTLTVFHQDELQTHPITLDLPQPQTYRLVIAANPSPSQVALRQGWLGI
- the arsS gene encoding arsenosugar biosynthesis radical SAM (seleno)protein ArsS (Some members of this family are selenoproteins.), with translation MTNLMSPPAVPRAPKATTSLLQRRSPLAQPLQQRATLAALDLSQTRHQGDFDQALAAQGCQSLRPDALEILQLNIGKLCNMACRHCHVDAGPDRTQENMDRDTIDACLAFLDQTTAHTVDITGGAPELNPHFRYLVDQCVARGKQVIDRCNLTVLLLAPLADLPQWLADRGVTVVCSLPHYRQRNTDRQRGDGTFEQSIAALRRLNAVGYGQGDPQRQLTLVTNPVGALLASNQAKAEQEWKAGLLQHQGVSFDRLIALNNMPIARFLEWLEASGNLQAYMELLVNAFNPATLSGLMCRQTLSIGWDGFVYDCDFNQMLDLPIRQNPRAGEPGDRPRLQIRHCTPSDLAQRQIITGSHCFGCTAGAGSSCGGALS
- a CDS encoding Rossmann-fold NAD(P)-binding domain-containing protein, with protein sequence MALMTGATRGIGAASSGDVETEFAEKLYGDRAETAALYGRFPCLQPQDIAAAVVYILAQPPHGQIHDLLLRPSRQPT
- a CDS encoding Crp/Fnr family transcriptional regulator, coding for MQIEAFSELFPLFNGVSQETLAWLLERVDNHEYPANRAVLMEDAWGNAVYFIVSGWVKVRRLSGDKTTTLAVLGPGDFFGEMAILDESPRSTDVVALAPVKLTSVTAQRFIQTLFKDPQLHHRLLQTMVRRLRQMNSRLQISNEPAHVKLAYTLVDISDNYGSAEEEEKKIFNFPYEDLANVSNIKLDDVTKLMEKMKEKGWIETDDANQVMHLANWKQIRHLAGRA
- a CDS encoding DUF4330 domain-containing protein, with amino-acid sequence MAILDSQGRLFGRISILDIGAVLVIVLVMVGVFLVPGTTGSVAQVGTVTQPVEVQLWTRGLSVADPAGFLEMLKTEGKVNIIIRNQPYGQVELLKVEETPRSIIVAQPDGSALSIPDPRPELGYTLDFIMTVGGEAQITDSGPVLGNSKLKIGTPVELDGKLYNFNTSVIDIKILDSPS